In Chloroflexota bacterium, the genomic stretch CGGGCTTCTCCCGTGGAATATCGACCCCGGCGATGCGTGCCATGGCGCTACCCGCCTACCCTTGCCGCTGCTTGTGCTTGGGGTTCTCGCAGATCACGAGGACCCGGCCGCGCCGACGAATGATGCGGCACTTGTCGCAACGCGGTTTCACGGATGCGCTGACTTTCATGCGACGCCCCTACTCGACCCGCTCGTTGCGCAGACGCCAGGTAATGCGTCCACGCGTCAGGTCATAGGGCGAAAGCTCCAGCTTCACACGGTCAC encodes the following:
- the rpmJ gene encoding 50S ribosomal protein L36: MKVSASVKPRCDKCRIIRRRGRVLVICENPKHKQRQG